The region CATCAACTTCGGAGTTAACAGTTCAGTTATCCCAAAAGTTTCTCTTACCTTGCCATCGCGTAGCGACAATGTCATCTCACTGAGTATCCTGCTTTCAAAAAATCCGGTTTGAAACACCTTTACGGGCTTTATCCGAAGCCGAATATCGTCGTCCGACACAAATGATAAAAGCTCTGGCACCCTAAAACCATGTCTAGTTCGTATAAAGTCGTCCTCTACGTTTGATATCTCACGCTGATGGATCGCTCCGTCATGAATCAATATTAACTTGATGCGTGGATGAAGCTCACCACCAAGATCGTGGCAGTGAAAGATCGCCGTCGAATCTATAAAATGTGCCCGGCCCCAATATCGCGCTCCAATCGTGTCGGTCAGCGAACGGCCGCTTCTAAAGTGATCGTGATAGCCCGTGCCTCGAAAGTGAATCAAACGTCTAGTAGTTCCCTGCTGCCCGAACAACGTTAACCGCCCACTAACATCACTGCGAGGCGAGGCGATATTCCAACAGGCATCACTTCCGACAGTTTTTTCGGCCTCGGCTTCAAACAGATCAGCCTCGATCGACAACCATTCCATTTCTGCTGTTATCCTTCGCTTCCGACTGGTAAGCAGATCGATATGCAGAACAAACCCTGAGCCGTATGACGCAGTGTTTACTTGAAACGAAGAATTTCCTATTGAGCACCTGATCCCTTCACCTTCTGCTGAAAATTGTTCATCCGAAAATTCGTTCACTGTCCGCAAAACTGTTTTTCCATCCACTGTGTATATCAGCGAAACAGCCGGAAACTTTTGCGCACCCACCTTAGAATTACCATTAGAATTACCATTTTTCGATCCGTTTCGAAAATAACGCGGCGAAATCGCACAGTTGTCGTGAAAGGTTATGACAAGTGCTTCACGTCCGTCGTCCGAAAGCGCGTCAAAATGCCACCGCTCAAATGCATGCGCTCCCTCAAGTCCATGCCAGCGGCAATCCTTAACGCTGGAAGAAAACGCAATTTCCCCTGTAAAATTGTGAGGAGCAAGATCAGTCATTAAATGCTTTCGAACTCAGGATTGCAGAAATCTAAATATATGGCAAACTTTTAGACACAAAATGAATCTGTTACAGATGTTAGGTTCTTCCCTATTTTATTAAAGAGGAGAAACACAGTGAAGAGATTCTCAACGGTCATTTTGACTATTTGCATTGCCTTGATCGGCTTATTTACTTTGGCGTGTCCCGAGCGCAATAGCATTGGCGATATTGAGGCAAATCCCGGGAAGTATCAAAACAAAGAGGTTGCGATCGCGGGAGTCGTTCGTGACAGCTACGGTTTTTCCATACCTGGAACGAATATTGGCGGCGGAGCTTACAAGATCGATGACGGAACAGGCTCTATCTGGGTTATTGTCGATAGCGGAAGCGTCCCGCAAAAAGGCGCAGAGGTCGGCGTTAAAGGAGTCATCGGCTCCGGCATTTCCGTAAAAGGCCGCAACTACGGTTTGGGAATGTACGAAAAAGACCGGCGCTACCGCAAACGATAGTTCGTTGAACAGATTTGTGAGTGATAAAATCAGACGGTCATTCGACCGTCTTTTTTTATGGATATTCTTCTATCGGCAATAGATCAAGAGTTTATTTCTCTCGATTCCCGCTCACGTGAGCTTCTGACAAAACTTACAGATGATCGATTGTTTACAAAACCGCGTGAAATTGCCGGTTCTATGACGATGTTTTCCTGCGGTGAATATATACTTCGCTCAGCTGCGATGGTCGAAAAGACTTTCGGCGGGATAACCACGCGGCTGTGGGATGACCCTTTCGAATGGACACTTCCGGAAAAACTTGCGGATAGAACAAGCATTTTGCAGTATCTTGATGAAGTTCATGCTACGCGAATGAAAGGAATGGCATTTTTTTTTTCAGATCAAGATCTGACGCGTGAAATACCTGCCCCGGAACGTCTGCGACCTCTGATAGATATTCTGCTAGACACTCTCATGTCAGCATCGCATTTCCAAGGCCGCGCATTTGCTGTTTTCCAAATGATCTCGGATCAAAAGCTTCCAAGATTGTAAACCTATTGCACAAGCGAACCTTTTCGTGTAAGAATTCGTTAGGACATACGTCAAACGAATAATCGCGAAGAGAAACCATGCATTGCCCAAGCTGCGGACAACAACAAATATCGAGCGAAACCAAATTCTGTTCGCGTTGCGGAATGCCGTTGGGCATCGTAGCCGAGGTCGTTGCCAACGGCGGCTTTTTGCCCCAACTTGCTCAGCTCGAACAGATGAATTTCAAAAAGCCACTTTTTTCGAAAAAGAATGGCGTGCTTTTTGCCGTTTTTTGGTTCATATTTCTGATCTTTGCGACTGCATTCTTTGGCATTTTGGGTGCTCCAGAAGAACTTGTAGGAATTACTGCGCTAACTGGCGTATTTGGCGCAATGATGATCATAATCGGCTCGCTTGTCGCATTGCCAAGTTCTCGCCCGCCATTCACATATAACAATCAACTTCGCCAGAGGCCCGGAGAACTCCAACAGGGTGCGGGGCAGCACGGGACTCTTCCCGCCGCTCAGTCAATACCCGTTGGAATATACGCCCCACCGGCAGCCGGCTCTTGGCGCGACACCAACGATTTACAGCCCGCGAGTGTCACGGAAAACACGACTCGTCTTTTGGACGAAAAGGAGAAACTGTAGAATGTTTTGTCCACAATGCGGGCAGGAAAAGATCTCGAACGAAACGAACTACTGTTCGCGTTGCGGATTCCTTCTGGTGGCAGTCAATGATCTTCTGCAAACCGGCGGAATAAATCCGCTTGCCACCTCAACTAATAATTCGGCAATTCAATCAGCTCGAAAGCGAGGGTTGAAACAAGGGCTATTTCTCTTTTTGCTCACGTTCCTTGTCGCTCCGCTCATGGGAATGATTTCTTTAGCCCTTAACGTCGAACCGATCGCAGTGGGAGTTGCCGTCATTATCTGCTTCATTGGCGGGCTGCTGCGTATGGTCTATGCGCTTATGTTCGAATCGGCTGAGCCTAGTGCTCCAACCTTGGAAGAAAAAATAGTTGCCGGAACCGCTTCCTTACACTCGGCAAAGCCCAATTTTCTTCCTCCTCAAAATACAGTACCGGATGCGCAGTTTTTTGCTCCGGCTTCGGGAAATTGGCGCGATACAAACGATCTCACCCCAACTAGCGTCACCGAAAGCACAACTAAGCTGCTTGAAAAAGACGAAATTCCTCAGTAACCGACCGCCGCTCCGTCGCTTCTTGAATCGACCGCGCCTAATCTGACGCCTTTTTGATCAACCATAATTCCAGTGGCCGCAGAACCTATTTCCGGCTTCTTCACAAACTTGTGACCGTAGCCAGTTAAGATCGAAATCGTATCCGGCGACAAGCCGAACGGTTCAAAGATAATCTCATCAGGCAGCCATTGATGATGTATTCGCGGCGAATCTATTGCCGCCTTGATATCCATGTCGTGATCGATCACGTTTATTACCGTCTGCAAAACCGCTGAGATAATTCGCGGCCCGCCGCGACCGCCCAATGCAAACCAGAACGATCCGTCTTTCCTGAGAACTATCGTCGGCGTCATCGATGAGAGCGGCCTTTTCCCGCTTTTGATAGAATTGCGTTCGCCTTGTATCAGGCCATACAAATTCGGTTTGCCGGGCTGAGATGCGAAATCGTCCATCTCGTCATTCATCAAAATGCCCGTTCCTTTTATTGTCACTCGCGAGCCATAGAGGTCATTGATCGTGTAAGTATTTGTCACGACATTTCCTGCACTATCGACGACAGTAAAGTGTGTTGTGTCCGTAGGCTCGCTTCCAGATATTTCTCCATGGCCAATCTCTTTACTATTCGATGCACGTTTGAGATCGATGGAAGACCGCCTCTTATCTGCATATTTTTTATCAATAAGAAGATCAATCGGAATACTTGAAAAATCAGGATCGCCCATAAATTCAGAGCGATCAGCAAACGCTCGCCGCATGGCCTCGGTGAGAACATGATATTTTGCCGCAGAATTAGACTGCATACCGCGAATATCATAGCCTTCAAGGATATTCAAAACTTGCAGCATCACCATCCCGCCCGAACTCGGCGGCGGCAGTGAAATTATCTCGTGGCCTCGATAACTCCCGCGAAGCGGCTGCCGTTCGACGGCGCGATAATTTTTAAGATCGTCAGTAGTAATAAGTCCACGGTGCGATTTCATATCGTCCGCAATCAGCATTGCGGTTACGCCGGTATAAAATTCAGCGGCTCCGTTCTTTGCAATGCGATCAAGGGTTTGCTCCAATTCAGGTTGGCGAAGAACATCACCTTCGCCAAAGTATTTTCCGTTGTTTAGAAAAATGCGGTTGCTGTCTTCATATAACGAAAGAGTATCTTTGTACGTCTTAAACAACTCAGCGAGTCTATACGAAAGGACGTAACCATTTTTTGCAAGCTGACGTGAAGGCTCAACAAGATCACGCCATTTCACTTTGCCTGATCCGTACTTCTTAAACGCCATTTCAAAGCCCGCCAATGTTCCCGGGACGCCGGAGGCCCGATAACCAACAGTCGAAGACCCATCACCTTTGATCAGTTCGCCATTCTCGACATACATGTCGCGGACGGCAGCTTTCGGAGCCATTTCGCGATAATCAATAACGCGAACCTCGCCCTTCGCCGTTCTGATAAGCATAAAACCGCCGCCGCCTATATTGCCTGCTTCAGGATAAACAACGGCAAGTGCCAGCCCAACAGCGATTGCCGCATCGACTGCATTGCCGCCTTTTTTCATAACCTCGACGCCGATCTTTGATGCGAGTTCGTGCTGTGAGGCTACCATCGCGTGCTGCCCGCGAACAGGCTCTCGCGTCGCGGCTAAAACTTCAAGGGAAAGAGGAAATCCACCACACACAAATACCAAAATGAGGAAAATGCTTATTAGTTTCGTTCTCATAATACGCACTCTATCAAAACCAAATTCAACGGACAATTTCATTTTCTTTGCGATCTTTGAGGCTTTGCGTGAAATCATCTCTCGCTAAGAAGCACAGACCGCAAAGATATCCAAATATATGAGCCTGCCAACCGGTGTACTTTTCTATTTAATACAAAAGGTTTATAGTCAAACATTCGGCGACGGTTCCCGCTAACGCCGATCGACAAAAATGATAGAAGGCGATAGTTGCAGAAATGACGTTTACACGCTTTTCACTGAAAAGTTTTGTGCAGCAAATAAGCCGCGTGCCAGCGCGGTTTCGCCGAAATCTGTCTGAATATAGATTTTACGCATATTTCGCAGTCTTAGGGCCTGGGATCATTGCCGCAAGTTCGGGCAATGAGGTCAGCGGCATAGCTACATATTCGTCCGCCGGTGCCCAATATGGCTACACGCTGCTTTGGACATTCATCCCGATGACGATATTTTTCATCGTCGCGCAGGAAATGTGTGTTCGCATGGGCGTCGTCACCGGCCAAGGCCTTGCTGATCTAATTCGCGAACAATTTGGCGTCCGCTGGACAGGAGTGGTAATGCTCGCGCTCGTCGTCGCAAATTCAGGCATCATCGTCGCCGAATTCGTCGGCATCGCACAGGCATCCGAGCTATTTGGCATTTCGAGATACATAACGGTTCCGATCACTGCTGTCGTCATCTGGTGGCTCGTGGTGAAGGGCACTCCAAAACGTATTGAGCAAGTCTTTCTGCTGATGTCTTTGGTTTTTCTCTCGTATATTTTCGCGGCATTTTTGGCGAAACCAGATTGGAACGCCGTCGGCCGCGAATTTGTCACGCCGAGCTTTAATTTAGATTCCGGTTACCTTTTTACGGTCATGGCACTGATCGGCACGACCATCACGCCGTTCATGCAGATCTATGTGCAAAGCTCCGTCGTTGAAAAACGAATGGACAAAGAGGATCTAAATCTCGCACGCACCGACGCGGTCATTGGAGTTATTTTTGCAAACCTGATCGCAGCATTCATCGTGATCTCTACTGCGGCCACGCTCTACTCAAAAGGAATTAGGCTAAATGACGCGGCCGACGCTGCTCAAGCGTTAGTGCCGGTCGCAGGAGTTTACGCAAAGTATCTTTTCGCTGTCGGACTGTTTGGAGCTGCTATGCTCGCGATGGGAGTTCTGCCGCTCGCTACTGCATATTCGCTTAGCGAAGCTCTCGGTTTTGAAAAAGGCCTGTCGCGTACATTTCGCGAAGCGCCGATCTTTATAGGCATTTTCACGGCTCTGATAGTTTTCGGAGTTGCGGTCGCTCTTATCCCGGGTATTCCGCAATTTAAACTTCTTCTGCTCACTCAATGTATTAACGGTTTACTGCTCCCGGTATTGCTGATCGCGATCGTGACGCTTGCCAATAATTCCGAGATAATGGGCGAGTATCGCAATCGGTTTGTCCATAATCTGTTCGCCATAGGAACGACCGTGATCGTTTCCTTTTTGTCTTTGCTGTTGATTGGGAAAACGATTGCTGATATGTTTTAGCGAGGCTATGGCCGCCACCGAACTTCAAAAAAAAGCTGTCTCTGTCGTTATTTTCTCCGCCTTGACGGTGCTGGTACTTTTGTCTCTGCCTGTCGTAGAGTTATGGCTGCAAGCGTCAGTGCTTCCGCAGTTTGGGATGAGTTTCACAAAAGGCTGGCAGCTTACGACCGAAAGTGCGACGATGCCGATGCACGTCACCTATGCAAATGCAGTTGACGCGACCTTTCGAATTTTTAAGATCGTGCTGTGGATGGCATTGGTTATTGCAGTCGTACGTTTTCTTGCCTTTTTCATAATTAAAACTGCTTACCGCACGTCAAAACAGCCCGAAGTTTCGTCACTGGTCAAGACAGTTTCCTCAATCATAATTTACATAGTTGCGTTCTTCATTGTTTTCCAAACGCAGTATCCTGATGTTCCGCTGACGCCGTTATTTACAGGTTCTACTATTCTCGGAATCGTAGTCGGTCTTGCTCTTCAGGAAACGCTCGGCAATCTGTTTGCGGGTCTCGCTCTGCAGGCAGATCAGCCGTTTCAGGTTGGCGATGTGATCTCGATAGGAAAAGGCGGCTCAGGCGTTGTCGAAACTGTTTCATGGCGCGGCGTCAAGATACGAACGTTTCAAAATAAGCTTCTAATTATCAGCAACGCCGTGCTTGGAAAGGAATTTATCGAGGTCGCCCCTAAGAATAATCTCAATGCCCGAGCAGTCTTTTTTAACACTGAATACACAGATTCGCCGACGCGGATAGTTCATGTAGTACGGGACGCGGTCCGTCAGGTTGAGAATGTCACAAATAAGATTCGCCCGGTCGTCCGCATACGAAACCTATCAGACAACGGCGTTGAATGGGAAGTAAAATACTGGCTCGAAGACTACGCCAAACACAATGACACCGACGCTCTTATCCGCGAACGCATCTGGTACGTTTTCCATCGCGAAAGGATCGCCTTCTCGGCCCCGACATTGATAGTCCAGCGTGGATCGGCCACGCCTGAGGCAGAGCCGCAAGAGATCGTCAACGCAAACACCGATCACCTCAACCGAGTTTCGATCTTTGCGCCGTTGTCCGATGACGAGACCGAGCAACTTGCAAACGCTTCATACTCGCGTGTGTATGCTCCCGGCGAAGCGATAGTTCGCCAGGGCAAAGAAGGCAATTCGATGTTTGTTATCCTTCGCGGCTCGGTGCGTATTCAGATCCCGGAAGGCTCTTATCAAAAGACAATTGGCCGCCTCGGCAAGGACGATTTCTTCGGCGAAATGAGCCTCCTGACCGGCGAACCGAGATCAGCATCCGTCATTGCCGAAGAGGAGACCGAAGTTCTCCAAATCAAGAAAGACGCTCTAAAGCCGATCTTCGAAAACAACCCCGACCTCGTAAAGTCCATCTGCGAACTGATCGAAGAACGCCGCGAACTCCTCGCCTCGATCGAAGAAACGACGCTAGAAGAATCCCTAGCCTCACACAAAGGCGTGATGGGCTCGATCAAGCGTTTTTTTGGGTTAAAGTAGTCCAAAATCGGGTATCAGTTGTAAAAAAGCCATCGGAGACACCCCAAAAGCCACCTTTCGACCCCCAAAAAGCCATATTTCACCCCCAAAAAGCCATCGGAAAAAACGGACTGCGATGACCGTTGATCCCTTCATTCACCATTTTGCCTGCGCCCGATCATCTTGAAGTTTCATCTCATCATTGATGTACCCCTTCATTGGATAAAAAAACGGTGGAAGAAGAAAGGAAAGATCTGGGCTCGAAATAAAGACCGCGTCAGTAAGGCTTCTGAAAATTTGTTAAAGAAGTTCGGCCTACCCTTAAATCCATTCGTGTCCCCCAAAAAAAACCGCCGGCCGACGGCGACAAAAACTGATTCTAGGCGGAGTTGCTAAGCGTTGTTGCTAATCAATAGTTGAGCCTTTTCGTGGTAAAATTATGTTCAATTCTATACAAAGCAGGAAAAACAAACAGATGAAGACACTCTTGATGGGATTTACCGTAATAATTTTTTCGTTAGCAGTTTTGGTTTACGGCTGTAACGCTCAATCTGCCGAAAAACCAAAAACTGAGGAAAAATCGCCAGGCCTTTCGATTTTCCATCCTGACAAAGGAACAACTAACGCAGAAGCAGAAAAACTTCGCAATAGAGGAATCGAATTTGCCGTAAAACTGGAAAATGACCGCGCAATTGCTGAGTTCACTAAAGCAATCAAATTAGACCCAAAATATGCTGATGCGTATAGTCGTCGTGGCGCAGCCTACTCCAACAATAAAGATAATGACAGTGCAATCGCTGATTTTACCAAAGCTATTGAACTAGACCCGAAGTTTGACTTGGCCTATATGAATCGCGGAGCAAGTTATGTAGTGAAAAAAGAATACAAATTAGCCATTGCGGACTTTACTAAAGCTATCGAAATAGGTGACAACATCGAAATGGCATATATTATGCGTGCCGACGCTTACGAAAAAATTGGGCGTAAAGATTTAGCCGATGCAGACAACAAAAAGTTGAGGGAATTGATGGCTAAACCTAAACAGTAATAGGCTCGGTAAACGTGGAGTGGGCGATTGGCGGCGAACTCAAAAGCTCGCTACTGAATATTCTTATCGTAGATGTCGTGAAGAACCTCGGAGATAGGTTTGCGTTCGGGTCTTGATGCGGTTTTTCTTTCGGCCTTATCAGTAACGGCAGTTACAAATCTTAAAGGCTGTTCTGCGTTTTGAAATTCGGGAGATGATGGAATATCCGCTTCTTCTATGTCGCGGTAACTTGCCATATCGACAACCGATTCAAGCTTTTGCTCGCTAACGGGAAGCTGCGGTGTCGAGTTCAAATGCGAGCGGCTGTTTTCCAATAACTGTTTCCCTTTGTTTTTTCGCAGACGCTCAAGCGAACGAACGGCGGCTGATGTGAGCGGGGCTTCGGCGGGAGAGCGTTCGATCTTTCTCAGCATGTGAACATAGTCGCGCAGTTCTTTTGTTGGAAAAACTATCGCAGATTCGTTCGCTTCATCTTCGACGATCTGCGAAAGGTATTTGATCGCAGAACTGTGATCGTCAAGCTTTTGATAAAGCGCTCCCAGAGCGAAATGCACTAGCGGCGGAGCGGCATTCATCGACCGAATAATGTTTTCGCCGCGAGTTACAGCTTCTTTGATCTCGAAGCCATACCAGCGGCGGTCGTCCTCTCGAAGGATCTCATTTGCGGATAGGTAAAACTCGAAAATTCTGCGGGTCTCATATCGCCCTTCCGCGGAGAAAACCTTCCAGACAAAGAAAGTCAGGCCGCCGAGAAAGAACAGAAGAAAGATCGGGAAGCCCGCTGCATAAAGCATCAGGCCGATCACGCTAAATACGAGAGTGTATTGCCCTTTCTCTCTCAAAGCTGCGGGCAGCTTTTTCTCTATTGCGGTTTCTTTCACAAATAATTATGCCTTTTGCGATTTCGGCGGCGGCTTTTTAGATTCGTCAGGCTTCGATTTTGCAGTGGATTCCTTACCGCTATGAGTGACATTTTTGAATTCGGCTTCGATCTTTTTACCAAATTCTGCGAGAACTTCGCCAAGTCTGTCGGCTGCTTTCATCGACTCGTTAAGTCCGTAATTAAATGTTTCCTGCAGCGTAATGGCTTCCATTTTCAGCAAAGTCTTGATCTTTTCTTCAAGCGGCAAGTCTTTGAATTCTTCCTGAAACCTATCTTTTTTCGGTGCTTGTTTTTTCGGGCCTTCTTGTTTTTCGTGTGTCATGATGACTATTTCTCCGGGTTTGATAATTTTAATTCGCAGGCTAGATCGTCCATTAGTCCTACGCCCGTTTTTCGAAAAATGTTCCGCTTGAGGCTCAATGCATCGCCGTTCGAACCTTAACTCGCGGCTGGGCTCCCGGCGGTGCGGTCGTGTGCAGATCACCCTCAGCATGCTGACATTCCGCGCAAACGCCCCAAAGCCTGAGGCTGTGATGTGTCGGCTTAAACCCGAAGTTGTCCGCCATCTGGTCTTGAAGCTTTTCTATGTCCGGCGAGAAGAACTCGATGACCTTGCCGCATTCGGTGCAGATCATGTGGTCGTGATGCTCGTGATTATAATGATGCTCGTAATAAGTTTTGTTGTCGCCAAACCGCACTTCGCGTGCGAGGCCGGCCTCGGTCAACAATTTTAGCGTCCGGTAAACCGTCGTGTTGCCAACGGTCGGATCTTGCTTTGTTACCAGACGGTAAAGGTCCTCGCTTGTAAGGTGATCTTCGGTACTGAGAAATGTTTCGAGGATCAGGTCGCGCTGTACTGTTTTGCGCAGACCCTGGCCTTGGATATGTTCAAGAAAGATCTGTTTTTCGACCTCAAAAAGCTCTTTTTTCTTAGCCATTTTCGCTGTGTCCCGCTTGATTCGATACTACCATTTCAATTTCGATTTCGCTATCGAAACCTTTGTCCGCATCGAATCGATCTTGGCCGGATTAACGCCCTGCTTGGCGGCAAGTTCGAGCGATCTTTCGCCCAAAAGGAGGTAAATTTCAAGTAGATCGTCAGAAACGGTCGTGTTCAAGATCTTCAGATGATCGACAAATGTCTGCACGTCGGCCCTTGCAAATGTTCCGGTCAATGCCGCTGCAGTTCCCTGCTCGCCAAGGTTCTGGACCGTGCTTTTGACCAACGGGAGCAATATCTTTTTCGAATCGTCTTCGGAAAGCCCGGTCTTCGACATCATCTCGACCGCAGCGTCAAACAACGCTACCAGATGCCCGCAAGCAGTAACAGCCGCAGCGTGATAAAGCGTCTTGAATTCCGTGTCTATCGAGAACGGAATACCGCAAAGCGATGTGACGATCTCTCTCGCAATATTCACTGCGTCGGGCTCGCCTTCGACACAAAAATACGCATCGCGAAACCGCTCCGTGCCAGCTTCGGGACTACTCACCGAAACAAGAGGATGTATCGAACCGGTTTTGCAGCCCATCGACTTGAGGTCGTCAAGAATGAGCGACGAAAGAGCGCCGCTGGTGTGGAAGACATATGGCTTGCCGCTCAATTTATTGGAAAGTTGCTTCGAAACAGATGCTATCTCAGAATCCTGAGTAGTAATGAATAAAATATCCGTGTCGAGATCAGAAAGGCCGTCAAAAGCAATTGCCGACGCAGCCGACAGCGAGTTCTTGATCGTCTCGACCCGCTCGCGCTCTCCGCGATAAATAAGGTTTTGAACCGAAAACTGTTCTTTAGGAAGTGCAAGCGCCAAGGCTCCGCCGACCCTGCCTATTCCTATTATCGATACGCGCATCATATCGATAAAATATAGAGCAACGCGGCGAAAGTTAAAACTCCGCGTTTCGAAAATCCTTTAATGGAGCGAAATTATGTATTGATCTTCCAGGGATCTTGCAGGCTGTCCAACTCGTCTTCAAGCTGGCGAATATCGTCAGGATGGAGTTGAAGTATCGGTTCGTCCGGGCGTCGCCTGTCGTTGTGTATCGAATTCGATCTTTCCAACTGCTGCGTCACGACCTTTAGCAAATGCGTCTCGGTCGCGGCCAGTTTTGGAAAGGCTTTATTCATATCGAGAAATGTCGCGAGTTCGTTGAGTTTTGTAAGTGTTTCACCGTTGTGGACCTTCTTGATGGCATTTAGGCCAAGCGCAACGGACGTGCTCTCAGAGAGGAATTTATGTCTGAAATATTCCATTCCCTTGACAACCGTCTTTTCGAGGTCGCTTATCATCTCGTCAACGCTCGCAGCATTTGTAAGCTTGAAAGAACAAACGCAAAATGGCTGTGCTTCCAGCATCGTTTTTACATTTGCGCTGCATTCCGGCCTGCGGAGTTCGCGGATCAGGTTCATCGAAACTTCCATATCGTGCCTGCCAAACCAAGGTATCTCCGAAAGGTCTGCAAACGTCGCCCACATGTCTGTTGAAAGGAACTCATCCAGTTTTGCCCGCTTCTGGCGTAGAGGCACGACAGCGTCATGCCTTTCCGCATAGAGATCGGAATAAAGAGTTTTGAATCTTTCCCAGCGTTCTTCTAATTCTGCATCGGTTCCGTTTTTGCTTTCAAAATAACTTGTTGCTAGTTCTTCTATCAGTGAGCAACGCAATTCCTCGATCTCAGAATTATTCGTCGGCTCGCAGAGAGTTAGATATGTGTTTATTTTATCGCGTTCGGCGAGTCTGCCTATGCTTGCACCGAGTGAATCAAGGTCTTTCTTTTTGCTTTCAAACTCTTCCTCAGAATCGGCGAAAACATCGGCGATGATTTGAAGACAGCCATCGAGTTTCACCTTGTCCTGCAGCAGATTATCTACAGCCTCAGCGACGACCCCGAAGGTTTTCTTTACGTTTGAAGCGACACGCCACAATTTTGAGTTCAGCTTTTCATCAGGCAGCAGATCAAATCGCT is a window of Chloracidobacterium sp. DNA encoding:
- the ggt gene encoding gamma-glutamyltransferase, giving the protein MRTKLISIFLILVFVCGGFPLSLEVLAATREPVRGQHAMVASQHELASKIGVEVMKKGGNAVDAAIAVGLALAVVYPEAGNIGGGGFMLIRTAKGEVRVIDYREMAPKAAVRDMYVENGELIKGDGSSTVGYRASGVPGTLAGFEMAFKKYGSGKVKWRDLVEPSRQLAKNGYVLSYRLAELFKTYKDTLSLYEDSNRIFLNNGKYFGEGDVLRQPELEQTLDRIAKNGAAEFYTGVTAMLIADDMKSHRGLITTDDLKNYRAVERQPLRGSYRGHEIISLPPPSSGGMVMLQVLNILEGYDIRGMQSNSAAKYHVLTEAMRRAFADRSEFMGDPDFSSIPIDLLIDKKYADKRRSSIDLKRASNSKEIGHGEISGSEPTDTTHFTVVDSAGNVVTNTYTINDLYGSRVTIKGTGILMNDEMDDFASQPGKPNLYGLIQGERNSIKSGKRPLSSMTPTIVLRKDGSFWFALGGRGGPRIISAVLQTVINVIDHDMDIKAAIDSPRIHHQWLPDEIIFEPFGLSPDTISILTGYGHKFVKKPEIGSAATGIMVDQKGVRLGAVDSRSDGAAVGY
- a CDS encoding zinc ribbon domain-containing protein, with amino-acid sequence MHCPSCGQQQISSETKFCSRCGMPLGIVAEVVANGGFLPQLAQLEQMNFKKPLFSKKNGVLFAVFWFIFLIFATAFFGILGAPEELVGITALTGVFGAMMIIIGSLVALPSSRPPFTYNNQLRQRPGELQQGAGQHGTLPAAQSIPVGIYAPPAAGSWRDTNDLQPASVTENTTRLLDEKEKL
- a CDS encoding Nramp family divalent metal transporter, giving the protein MTFTRFSLKSFVQQISRVPARFRRNLSEYRFYAYFAVLGPGIIAASSGNEVSGIATYSSAGAQYGYTLLWTFIPMTIFFIVAQEMCVRMGVVTGQGLADLIREQFGVRWTGVVMLALVVANSGIIVAEFVGIAQASELFGISRYITVPITAVVIWWLVVKGTPKRIEQVFLLMSLVFLSYIFAAFLAKPDWNAVGREFVTPSFNLDSGYLFTVMALIGTTITPFMQIYVQSSVVEKRMDKEDLNLARTDAVIGVIFANLIAAFIVISTAATLYSKGIRLNDAADAAQALVPVAGVYAKYLFAVGLFGAAMLAMGVLPLATAYSLSEALGFEKGLSRTFREAPIFIGIFTALIVFGVAVALIPGIPQFKLLLLTQCINGLLLPVLLIAIVTLANNSEIMGEYRNRFVHNLFAIGTTVIVSFLSLLLIGKTIADMF
- a CDS encoding tetratricopeptide repeat protein, whose translation is MFNSIQSRKNKQMKTLLMGFTVIIFSLAVLVYGCNAQSAEKPKTEEKSPGLSIFHPDKGTTNAEAEKLRNRGIEFAVKLENDRAIAEFTKAIKLDPKYADAYSRRGAAYSNNKDNDSAIADFTKAIELDPKFDLAYMNRGASYVVKKEYKLAIADFTKAIEIGDNIEMAYIMRADAYEKIGRKDLADADNKKLRELMAKPKQ
- a CDS encoding mechanosensitive ion channel, producing MAATELQKKAVSVVIFSALTVLVLLSLPVVELWLQASVLPQFGMSFTKGWQLTTESATMPMHVTYANAVDATFRIFKIVLWMALVIAVVRFLAFFIIKTAYRTSKQPEVSSLVKTVSSIIIYIVAFFIVFQTQYPDVPLTPLFTGSTILGIVVGLALQETLGNLFAGLALQADQPFQVGDVISIGKGGSGVVETVSWRGVKIRTFQNKLLIISNAVLGKEFIEVAPKNNLNARAVFFNTEYTDSPTRIVHVVRDAVRQVENVTNKIRPVVRIRNLSDNGVEWEVKYWLEDYAKHNDTDALIRERIWYVFHRERIAFSAPTLIVQRGSATPEAEPQEIVNANTDHLNRVSIFAPLSDDETEQLANASYSRVYAPGEAIVRQGKEGNSMFVILRGSVRIQIPEGSYQKTIGRLGKDDFFGEMSLLTGEPRSASVIAEEETEVLQIKKDALKPIFENNPDLVKSICELIEERRELLASIEETTLEESLASHKGVMGSIKRFFGLK
- a CDS encoding transcriptional repressor, whose protein sequence is MAKKKELFEVEKQIFLEHIQGQGLRKTVQRDLILETFLSTEDHLTSEDLYRLVTKQDPTVGNTTVYRTLKLLTEAGLAREVRFGDNKTYYEHHYNHEHHDHMICTECGKVIEFFSPDIEKLQDQMADNFGFKPTHHSLRLWGVCAECQHAEGDLHTTAPPGAQPRVKVRTAMH
- a CDS encoding zinc ribbon domain-containing protein; amino-acid sequence: MFCPQCGQEKISNETNYCSRCGFLLVAVNDLLQTGGINPLATSTNNSAIQSARKRGLKQGLFLFLLTFLVAPLMGMISLALNVEPIAVGVAVIICFIGGLLRMVYALMFESAEPSAPTLEEKIVAGTASLHSAKPNFLPPQNTVPDAQFFAPASGNWRDTNDLTPTSVTESTTKLLEKDEIPQ
- a CDS encoding DUF2520 domain-containing protein, which produces MMRVSIIGIGRVGGALALALPKEQFSVQNLIYRGERERVETIKNSLSAASAIAFDGLSDLDTDILFITTQDSEIASVSKQLSNKLSGKPYVFHTSGALSSLILDDLKSMGCKTGSIHPLVSVSSPEAGTERFRDAYFCVEGEPDAVNIAREIVTSLCGIPFSIDTEFKTLYHAAAVTACGHLVALFDAAVEMMSKTGLSEDDSKKILLPLVKSTVQNLGEQGTAAALTGTFARADVQTFVDHLKILNTTVSDDLLEIYLLLGERSLELAAKQGVNPAKIDSMRTKVSIAKSKLKW